The window gctgaatctgaagctgtaagtgtggtttgcactgttacacttggggggtggggtgtacatactgatgtatctgtagctgtaggtgtgtgtattgcattgtaacacttggagGGGGGNNNNNNNNNNNNNNNNNNNNNNNNNNNNNNNNNNNNNNNNNNNNNNNNNNNNNNNNNNNNNNNNNNNNNNNNNNNNNNNNNNNNNNNNNNNNNNNNNNNNNNNNNNNNNNNNNNNNNNNNNNNNNNNNNNNNNNNNNNNNNNNNNNNNNNNNNNNNNNNNNNNNNNNNNNNNNNNNNNNNNNNNNNNNNNNNNNNNNNNNCATATCATAAATGTTACTTTAGAAGAAAACATGCGGAATGTTATCCAGGATTGGCAAAGCCGTACAAGAAAAAAGCATaatacatgtagtggtaaaAGCGTTGTAACACAATAACCCCGGGTCGAATCATTTCCAAATTTGATCACAGGTAAGTTCATTATATGCAGTTTTAAAACCACAAGAGAGAAAATATGTGACCATACAGATTTCTCAAAATTCAAAACCCAAATATCCTGACtgacaaacataaacaaaacattagATTCTAACTTTATTGAGTTGAGCATTTGTAATTGTGTgcacacatttttttctcagaaatttctttctttctttctttatttggtgtttaacgtcgttttcaaccattcaaggttatatcgcgacggggaaaggggggagatgggatagagccacttgttaattgtttcttgttcacacaagcactaatcaaaaaattgctccaggggcttgcaacgtagtacaatgaccttactgggagaatgcaagttggattggataagatttacagtccagtgaggttaccctcatggaaattcgggctgctttctccccggggaaagcgagctgccatacatacggcgctacccatattttttttttcctgcatgcgtgtattcatgtttcctgagacttaatgccgtgtgagatggaatttttttttactttattccaagtcccacgggtatttgatggacatttttatctatgcctatacaattttgccaggaaagacccttttgtcaatcgtgggatctttaacgtgcacaccccaatgtagtgtacaagtttccagtacaaaagacttaacatttcttacatactgcttgactaaaatcattgactatattctatacaagaaacacttaacaagggtaaaaggagaaacagaaccgttagtcgcctcttacgacatgctggatagcatcgggtaaattctttctcgtcccaaccattatgggactccccctaacccgcgggggtttTCTCAGAAATACAGACAACTTGTGATAAAGAAATATGGGAGCCACTTTATCGGTTGTACATGTATTCTGCGTTCACACTGTGAGCAGAATCCCTTGGAGCGCACGAAAACCAAAAGCAGCTGTCTTTGCACTTTTATATGGAAGTTGCAACAGCGGCTTGAGAGATTCGCACAATATATCATTACTGAACATTTGGATATACAAGAAGTTGAAATATTCATCGGTACAAATTGTATAAATTATCCTTGTTGatatcaaacaaacaacaaaatttaaaatgaTTTACATTATATTACTGAAAAATAGACTATattcggtaaaaaaaaacaaaaaacttttgcTACAGAAAAAGAGGGCAAACAAACCCACGTGACAAagtaggccaatcactagcgagcggCGTATTGCTCCACGTTGTCAGTGAGCACGTGAAAGACACGCAACTCAATAGTGATTGGTCAATTTTGTCACGCGGTTTTGTTAGCCCTGTTTTATCCGCAGCAActgttatttccggaattcgtctacAGGACGTTCAAATAGGCTTCAGTACACCTAACTAGATATCTACTAATTACTAAGTATCTGAACTTTACTGTTCTGAAATAATAATTTGTTCAGGGCATGCCAATAATATTGAGTCTGTCACTTTCCTTtgtagaaaaaaagaaaggggcGTAACTCTTTGCATACATGAAGCAATGACGTCACAAAGTAGGGGAAGTAATCTCAATTTTCTGTTATGCCCTTAAGACGTAGCAGTTACGCTGAAACCTTACTACCtacacattttctttttttttacaaagcaTTGTGCTCATTGGAACGCAAGAGCAGGTTAAAACTCCTTATTACAGAGTTCTAACAGGCTTGAATTCAGGGACCCGAATGCGTAGTCCGGAGGGCAACAGTTCGTCATGTTAAGCAATCAGATGTGTGCAGTCATTTGCAATGGATTTTGTTTACGACTAATCCGTTGTTGTCACTGTAACCATACTAAACATTGTGGGTATTGTTGTTTGATTCAATTATccaattttaaaaataaaaagtcctAGATAAGACGAAGAATGCATCAGTAgcaatagcatagaacacaaaacgTAGCTGTATTTCACAAACCTTGTATCTCAATTTTGAGGTTGTGAGACTAATACATTAGTTAGCTCCCTTAGTTGTTAGCCCATGTTGTAAAAAAAAGCTCAAATCCAGCTTTTTAAAATGAGAAAAAGTTCCTGAGAAGAAACTCGTATCATCAGGTGTTTCAGTGAGCGCCAAAAATACACTTAAGTTAACCTTACGAGGTTTTCGTGCCAACTACGTATGTCATAATAGGGAGGATACGAGGTTGCTGCTGTTGTATTTTTAGCTTGCAGAACTGCATCATTAAAGTGGCGAGAAACAGAATTGTTTTTTCGTATGTACCAATTCTGGATGACTTCTTGGTGAAAGATGCTTTACCCATTAACACCTGACATTTACACATATTAAGAGTGCTATTGCGCTGTTATAGAAATAATAACCCATGTATTAAAGTTATATTGGAGGCGGTGATTTTCCAGAacagttttattcatttttctcAAAACAAATACGAGAGTTTCATTACAGCGACGCAAGCTAGCAGAAGAAAACGACACGTTCTGGATACATAATAATTGGTTAAACTGTTATGCCCGTGTGAACAGTTGTCAAGTTTTaacttttgtgatttttttgtcgatTGTTAAATGGTCCCTTCCGGTTTTGTCCGGTCAATTCTAGAGGTACTCTTGTTTGACCACTGTCACGTGACCCCTGTTAAAGAAAACTTTCATCCGAAATGTGATCCAGATAGCCAAGTGAATGGCCTTGAATTGAATGGCATACAAAGGTTGAATGAAATTACACGGGAATTATTTGTTTAATTGGGGTGCaacatttgtcgcaataatttgttttgCAAAGTGTATATTAACGACATATGTCTTAACAATAATTATTTTACCAGACATAAAATGCACTCTGCAAAACTACAGCAAATTCCGACTGttgttcacatacacacacgcacacacactcacacacacacacacacacacacacaaacacacacacacacacaggagagaAAACCCAAACCCTTCAACAGAATGTAAAACCCGTTAAGGGGTATCATATTAAGGAATTCTTATATCAAGTTTGACAAACATTTATCCTGTAGCTATGCGCATTGCTGTATGAGAATTGCtgtacatacacacccacatatacacgtacacatgcacgcacacacacacacacacacacacacatactctctctctctctctctctctctctctcggttccaagcaaaataaacagacgacaacaagaacaaaaatcgCAATGCTGCGATACATCTATGCTTTACTTCTAAAGTgtacctgatgttttagatacAGAACAGTCACAATTGCGTCTTAAGCGATATGAAAATAATGATTAATCTAACGGCCTTCCTATCAAAGGTGAAATTTGGCTAACCAAGCTACAGTATCATactcttcttggcgttcgctgTATCATACAAACAGGGAATATAATTGTGTCAATccatttgtttgtgtttattcagcaaaatatcaattcaaacataacatatctaatgCACTGCCACTccgtttgtgtctttgttgcaATTTTGATTTCAAACACAACTTTGTTTATCGCTTTCAAGCTAAAAAGCAATGCCACAGACCATATTGAGTCAAAGAATGTTTGACCAACTTTTCAATCAATCTAATTGCATAATGCGGTCACAACAGTGCCGACTCTACTTCTTTCAAGAACGGTATGGCGTCATCAAAACGCATTTGtccaaaatttgaaaattgagAAAACGTTTGAGGATATCATCGAGAAGAAGGCAAATGTAAATTCTAATGAACTTCCGTCCAACTgttttctgggaatcgctccacacacatgcacacacacacacacacacacacacacacacacacacaatacacatacatacacacacacacatacacacacacacacacacacacacacacacaatacacacacacacacacacacacacgcacacacacaccacttttTCATTCCCAGTCTGTCTGCTTACCCAGGGGAAAAAACGCCCGCACatatgcgtacacacacacacacacacacacacacacacacacacacacacacacacacacacacacacacacacacacacacacacacacacacacacacacctctattTCATTCCCAGTCTGTCTGCTTACGTATTGTCAGATACTAACCAAGGGACAAAACACTGACAAGAGCGATCACTATCTGTTGGAGATCAAGAAGAAGTAGAGCTTTTTTCCTATAGATCTAAAATTCAGTTTCATCAGCCTTTTCACTGATTATCGTTTGGGATGTTTGGGTTTTTGATGCCATTTTCGTTTCTTTCTTCGTCAAACACAACATAATACAAGCATCGTTTCTAAATTTTGTACCGGTCAGGCAGTACAAGTAGAAATTGATGGCACTGTTGGTGTACCATAACAGGTTCATCAAATAATATGCAAACGTAGAGATTTCTTGCCCGAGGTGGTCAAGTTCACTGTATGGAGTAAGATATGGTTTAATTATGAAATATGCAGATAACGGAGCTGTCAACAGAAAAAAGGCCAAAGATACAGCAATTAGAGTTACTGTCATTGACGACACTTTCTTTGTCCTTGAACTCAGCTGATCAGACTGACCTGATGCCAGTGTAACACGAGCTTTACGGACAGAGTCAGTCACTTTCCACACAAGGACTGAGTTGCTGACAATGAGAATGATGACAGGAAAAAGTGAAAACAAACACGTGTCAACCCAGGGCCAGATCTTATAGAGAAAGAATCTGTATTCTTCTGCAACAACCCCAGTCCCACACCACATGGACGTGCCGTTTATAGCTGTAACGTGTGTCACCCCATAAAGAATATGAGAATTAACCATCAAGAAGAAGGCTGTCATTGCAATCACATAATATCTGGCATTTCTTATTGTACACATAACGTTCACTTTATGAGGCCACACAACAGACGCTGCTCGTTGCGTTGTCATAGCAACCACAATCCAGGCAGACAATATACCCACTGTGTAGTAAAACAGCCGAATTAGTTTGCATGCAACTTTGTGCGTATTGGCCAACACAAAACCAAACGTGTGTTCAATCCATAAAGGAAATAGTGCACTGTACAGCAGACACAAATCAGATATAGCAAGTGCCTCGAAAAACAGATTCAGTGATGAAAACGATCGACTTCTGCTGAAAAGCAAAATAATCATTATGTTACCAAATGTGCCCAGAACCAGTATGAAAACGGGAACTGTTTGTAGCATCCACTTGGTACCCAAAGAAAGAGACATTGCAATATCATTGTCCCCTTCAACCTGATATTCTTGAAGAGTGTCAAAACTGTTTTCTGTTGTAGACGTCTCAGAAAGATTAGCCATTATTTATGGACCCCGCCTACTAGTACCAATTAGCTTTTCTTATAGATATATTATCATAACCTGAAAATCAACACTTATAAAAGCTGATTATGTTTTATGTCCTCTAATTCGCGTTGCCACGTTCAATGACTGATGACAAGCAAATCCACTCATGACCACACAACACCTGAAAATGTTCTCCAAAGGGAAAGAGTCTGTTCGAGCAACTCGATGGTTGTAGTAATCCAACAGCACAGACTCAACGGCTGTAAATGAAGATAAATCGCCTCCTTTCTTGttcctgcacacaaacacaggcgtacacacccacacacgcacacgcgcgcgcacacacacacacacacacacacacacacacacacacataaccacacacacacacacacacacacacacacacacacacacaaacacgagtgggttattctccagagctgtgtaccagtggaaaccGTTTTACGAAGTGACATTTCTTAACTTTACTGAGACATGTTAACCATACACATAGATTTTATTAATAAATACTGGGTCCATATAcatccttggcctgcagataAAGAATTAGAAATACTCTCACATTTCCGGGGATCTACTTTCATTAAATTACACGAGTTTTAAAGTACGTCAACTTCGTAACCTGGAAACCAAATGTAGTAACATGGATCTGATTACTGACAtttataaaacataaaaaataaaaagacaaaaataaatatactatgttttttgttgcatttctgtatcattatctaactggagtatgactgaataaaaaataaaaaaataaaggtaTGTTGTTTGAACGTTTAGTTATTGACagaataataatactaataataactggacatttttaagtgcctaatctatggctctaggccctttacaaaagaacataattatacaaaatagaacaattaaatgtaaatTCCAGGATATAATAAGAATTCTAAATTCTTCTGGTTGAAATCAAATGTGTGATCCTGTCCAAAAGATCATAAAATAGAGTCAGATATCCGATCTCACCCAAAGTTAAAATCAAACTCGTGAAACAGCTGAGTGAGATCGGAATTCTGATTCTATCCAGAAGGTTTTTAGACGAAATGAAGGATACGTTAATAACTCGTTTGTTGTGCCAAGGTACCATTAAGTAGAATCAACTAATAAGCACCTCGCCTTTAAGAAACATCTCTTCCAAGAAATGATATTGTATTTCCCTGTGAAATGTCTTCTTTCTTTCACTTAGAAATCTCCGAATAAGAAATACTTCGTTATTGAAAAGCCTCGGTTATAAGAAATCAGTTCTTCTCTCCCTTGAAACGCCTGTCTAAATCTTAAGTCCTGTGACTCTTTTTTTCCCAAAAGGATAGGaataatttaagttattgagacatcacagtgcactaagagatttatagagcaaatcgagaaaatgaattattgaacgaagcgcaaaCCAAATCATGCAAACTGTCTAAGCCATTTAAGGCACTTCGCTTGGCTATATGGCACATTTTTAGAAAACATTTTTTCTTTCACTTGACCACTGCGCAAAATGCCCAGAAATCGACATGACAAAACGTAAGCTGCCAAGTAAAAAGTCGACGAAAATTTAGTATAGGCACAACTTGACAACTTATACatacaattcaattcaattatctATCCCGCACATGTTGTTTCGTTTAGCTATCTTGAGTAGTTTTTGGTCTGTATTTCTACTGTATTTCAGCAGTGACCCTTTGGACTGCTTTGAAACTTTTGATTTTAAGCCCATATACGATAGGTACTTCAAGTCAAATGTCGGATTGATGCAGTCATTTGTTCAgaagccccccgcgggttagggggagtcccatattggttgggacgagaaagaatttacccgatgctccccagcatgtcgtaagaggcgactaacggattttgtttctccttttacccttgttaagtgtttcttgtatagaatatagtcaatgtttgtaaagatgttagtcaagcagtatgtaagaaatgttaagtcctttgtactggaaacttgcattctcccagtaaggtaatatattatactacgttgcaagcccctggagcaaatttttgattagtgcttttgtgaacaagaaacaattgacaagtggctctatcccatctccccccccttccctccgtcgcgatataaccttgaacggttgaaaacgacgttaaacaccaaataaagaaagaaatttgtTCAGATGTAACGTAATCTTCCGGAAAGAGTTTTAAAATTCGTCATAGGTTTATCGACTTACATCCACACAACAATAATGATGTTGCGCGCATTCAAACTAATGATTGATCAGTACTGCCGAATTGTGTAATTGCGTATGACCATGAGTGTAAATTTGGTAGTCCTGTACGTTAACATGCTTGTCATTTTGTTGATGATTGCTATGCTACAGCAATGCCCAGTTCATGCGTGACCGCAGCGTGCTTTGAGCGGCACtctttgatgatgataataataataataataataattgtcagtaagtactggtgtcacatgactgatgtgaaccagttgattggctaatggcgatgcgctaaaactgttagcgcactcttggagtgcgctaacttttccacagagcgtattcttacgccctttacctaagcaagactgtgctctcatcctcagaattaattactgacatgtagcttatattttccacaataccaaatgaccataaattccctgcttctcaattaaagcagaagtggttttttttctgacagattgcatgtgcctgtgccacagtgcggctgccactgatctaaaaatacaagccgctgtgtttcatctaattctcgccgacttgcatagattcttctcatcgtgtttgTGGCAtttagcttatcatccacattaccaaatgatgagttaatataaaattcccacccgctagcagaaaacacaagtgttattccgataacgtaccagctagaccagtttggaagactgactcgatcgactctgtcatacgtagccgcactgactacactgaaatacgactgcatcagttcagtaaatgaatggtttccgaattattatttcaaggcaagaacaatcgtaatcgaaaacgtgtagggttcagaacgttcttaccattataagacttattaccagcgtgcctcgtgcgtgcagactcagtcagtgcagactgcatgcagtggtttgattgccctagcagacgacataaaccccgctcagcaaattaacatgttgggcaaatgtgaacgaaaaaacgatggggatataataca of the Littorina saxatilis isolate snail1 linkage group LG14, US_GU_Lsax_2.0, whole genome shotgun sequence genome contains:
- the LOC138946670 gene encoding G-protein coupled receptor daf-37-like, coding for MANLSETSTTENSFDTLQEYQVEGDNDIAMSLSLGTKWMLQTVPVFILVLGTFGNIMIILLFSRSRSFSSLNLFFEALAISDLCLLYSALFPLWIEHTFGFVLANTHKVACKLIRLFYYTVGILSAWIVVAMTTQRAASVVWPHKVNVMCTIRNARYYVIAMTAFFLMVNSHILYGVTHVTAINGTSMWCGTGVVAEEYRFFLYKIWPWVDTCLFSLFPVIILIVSNSVLVWKVTDSVRKARVTLASGQSDQLSSRTKKVSSMTVTLIAVSLAFFLLTAPLSAYFIIKPYLTPYSELDHLGQEISTFAYYLMNLLWYTNSAINFYLYCLTGTKFRNDACIMLCLTKKETKMASKTQTSQTIISEKADETEF